A window of the Bradysia coprophila strain Holo2 chromosome X unlocalized genomic scaffold, BU_Bcop_v1 contig_128, whole genome shotgun sequence genome harbors these coding sequences:
- the LOC119067658 gene encoding probable cytochrome P450 6d4, whose product MISLEFLLVVVLLIICLCYYRYHVYSYWSRMGVKCFSPSFPFGNFGKTFMKRISIGELLQEFYQSVNEPFFGLYSMFDPVLVVCDPQLIRSVLVKDFHHFTDRGFYMDEVRDPLTGNLFSLGGDKWKQWRVKLSPAFTSGKIKAMFSSIVKCADPLEAHMVKLAEKESSVEVRDLSAGFTTNNIASTAFGLEIDCIADPNTPFRKYGKKYFSLDVKNGFRIMAQTVCPSLLKILGIKAMDQDVEDFFIDSVKQTLSYREDNNVTRPDFFQLLVQLRNSGFVNRDGDHSWETKITKNEDEKALTLNEVAANAFIFFIAGFETSSSTMAYCLHELAKNHELQRRAHQEIDEVMKKYNDEITYESMTELKFLECCIDETLRKYPALPVLTRTCTIPYTIPGTNVHINRGTLVMIPVFALHRDPTFYPDPDTFNPDRFYVDNIGAKPFVEQPMLQFGDGPRICPGMRSGKLTTKIGLLKMLSKCRYDLAGPADIKFSSSSLVLSPNHGLKLKVTLRK is encoded by the exons atgatttcgtTGGAGTTCTTATTGGTCGTTGTTCTTCTAATCATTTGTTTGTGTTACTATCGGTATCATGTGTACAGCTATTGGAGCCGAATGGGTGTTAAATGTTTTTCACCCAGTTTTCCGTTCggtaattttggaaaaacatttatgaaaCGAATTTCTATTGGCGAATTGCTACAAGAATTCTATCAATCGGTGAACGAACCATTTTTCGGTCTCTATTCAATGTTCGATCCGGTGTTAGTGGTATGCGATCCACAGTTAATTCGATCGGTATTGGTGAAAGACTTTCACCATTTCACCGACCGCGGTTTTTACATGGACGAAGTACGTGATCCACTAACGGGAAACTTGTTTTCTCTCGGAGGGGATAAATGGAAGCAATGGCGGGTCAAACTGTCCCCGGCCTTTACATCTGGGAAAATAAAAGCGATGTTTTCGTCTATTGTTAAATGTGCTGACCCATTGGAGGCACATATGGTGAAGTTAGCTGAAAAAGAGTCGTCCGTTGAAGTACGAGATTTGTCAGCCGGATTTACAACAAATAACATTGCATCGACCGCATTTGGTCTTGAAATCGATTGTATTGCTGATCCAAATACACCGTTTCGAAAGTATGGAAAGAAATACTTTTCGTTGGATGTTAAAAACGGATTCCGCATAATGGCGCAAACAGTTTGTCcaagtttgttgaaaatattaggAATAAAAGCCATGGACCAAGATGTAGAGGATTTCTTTATCGATTCAGTCAAGCAAACGTTATCGTACCGGGAAGATAACAATGTGACCAGACCCGACTTCTTTCAGCTATTAGTTCAGCTACGCAACAGTGGATTCGTCAACCGAGATGGCGACCACAGTTGGGAAACAAAAATAACGAAGAATGAGGATGAAAAGGCCTTGACTCTGAATGAGGTCGCAGCGAATGCTTTCATATTCTTCATTGCTGGATTCGAAACGTCTTCCAGTACGATGGCATACTGTCTTCATGAACTTGCAAAAAACCATGAACTTCAACGGCGAGCTCATCAAGAAATCGACGAAGTGATGAAAAAGTACAACGACGAAATCACTTACGAGAGTATGAcggaattgaaattcttggaaTGTTGTATCGATG AAACTTTAAGGAAATATCCAGCTCTACCAGTTCTTACCAGAACGTGCACGATTCCATACACCATTCCCGGTACCAACGTTCATATCAATAGAGGAACACTTGTTATGATACCAGTATTTGCTCTTCATCGTGATCCCACTTTCTACCCGGATCCGGACACATTCAATCCAGATCGGTTTTATGTCGATAATATTGGCGCAAAGCCGTTCGTTGAACAACCAATGTTACAATTCGGAGATGGGCCAAGAATATGTCCCGGAATGCGAAGTGGGAAGTTGACAACGAAAATTGGActgttgaaaatgttgagCAAATGTCGTTACGATTTGGCCGGACCTGCCGATATCAAATTCAGTTCGTCGAGTTTGGTATTAAGTCCGAATCATGGATTGAAATTGAAGGTTACGCTGAGGAAATAA